One segment of Rickettsiella grylli DNA contains the following:
- a CDS encoding aminotransferase class I/II-fold pyridoxal phosphate-dependent enzyme, producing MGDKNWMQAKIAQSNYFQSKAFDEINNLLIIAREGKRVKLACGDCLIEFVSCSYLGLDQDKRLVKHSNDHLEKLGVIFAAARTRMQPVICVELEFLLKKIYCGAYPVIFPTIHMAHLGLFPVLGSGQMPSFPVRGKGFTFLIDKTAHSSIQINRGLLEQFGRVIIVDCKDQQHLEDTCKKIQQDDYTAVIIADGIGSMGGIVPIKFLLELAEQYNGYVYLDDAHGTSIHGTHGAGYTLKCLDYKFPPRLILVNSLGKGFGVLGGVLLFNSKEDADFIKRFAPTYVFSGPLALSVVNAAVASAKIHLSEEIHHLQAALWDNVNYFDSLLIKNSVKADSSVPFRGILVGDELKAIEYTKTLKKRGFAVTAAMYPTVAKGQSLLRIAISTTHSKRDIYALCQTIKDII from the coding sequence ATGGGCGATAAAAACTGGATGCAAGCTAAGATTGCACAGTCTAATTATTTTCAAAGTAAAGCATTTGATGAAATCAATAACTTATTGATCATAGCAAGAGAAGGAAAAAGGGTTAAATTAGCCTGTGGAGATTGTTTAATTGAATTTGTATCTTGTTCTTACTTGGGTTTGGATCAAGATAAAAGGCTTGTCAAGCACAGTAATGATCATTTAGAGAAATTAGGTGTTATTTTTGCTGCGGCGCGTACGCGTATGCAGCCTGTTATTTGTGTTGAGCTTGAATTTCTTCTAAAAAAAATTTACTGCGGTGCCTATCCTGTTATATTTCCTACGATTCATATGGCCCATTTGGGACTTTTTCCTGTTTTAGGATCGGGTCAAATGCCGAGCTTTCCAGTGCGTGGAAAGGGCTTTACTTTTTTAATTGACAAAACGGCTCATTCTTCTATCCAAATTAATCGCGGCCTACTAGAACAATTTGGCAGGGTTATTATAGTGGACTGCAAAGATCAGCAACATTTGGAGGATACCTGCAAGAAAATTCAACAAGACGATTATACAGCTGTTATTATTGCTGATGGTATCGGTTCTATGGGGGGTATTGTACCTATTAAATTTTTACTTGAATTAGCAGAGCAATATAATGGTTATGTTTATCTCGATGATGCACATGGAACCTCTATACATGGTACACACGGGGCTGGATATACGCTAAAATGTTTAGATTATAAATTCCCTCCCCGTTTAATTCTTGTTAATTCATTAGGTAAAGGTTTTGGGGTGTTAGGCGGTGTATTATTATTTAATAGTAAAGAAGATGCCGATTTTATAAAACGTTTTGCACCAACGTATGTTTTTTCTGGTCCCTTAGCGCTTTCGGTTGTTAATGCAGCTGTTGCTTCAGCTAAAATTCATTTATCGGAAGAAATACATCACCTGCAAGCTGCTTTGTGGGATAATGTCAATTATTTTGATTCACTACTGATAAAAAATAGTGTCAAAGCAGATAGCTCAGTGCCTTTTCGTGGAATTCTTGTAGGCGATGAATTAAAAGCCATTGAATATACAAAAACGCTTAAAAAAAGAGGCTTTGCTGTAACAGCAGCGATGTATCCTACCGTGGCTAAGGGTCAAAGTTTATTAAGGATTGCAATTTCAACAACACATAGCAAACGGGATATTTATGCACTTTGTCAGACTATTAAAGATATTATTTAA
- a CDS encoding response regulator — MENNKQKEQVSKQIICNALLVEDDGLCRKLLKNHLSKLGYQIEIAKDAKTAINLINSKAYNLIFMDLAAGLVWCNGL, encoded by the coding sequence TTGGAAAACAATAAACAAAAAGAACAAGTAAGTAAACAAATTATCTGTAATGCTTTATTAGTAGAAGATGATGGACTTTGTCGTAAATTATTAAAAAATCATTTATCTAAATTAGGTTATCAAATTGAAATAGCAAAAGACGCTAAGACTGCTATTAATTTAATAAATAGTAAAGCTTACAACTTAATTTTCATGGATCTAGCTGCCGGATTAGTCTGGTGCAATGGTTTGTAA
- a CDS encoding ankyrin repeat domain-containing protein: MPLHFYKTFKENCLKLVRRLKIIGMDVHATDANGYTPLDRACYAGHTEMAEILIENGADVNTANIYGITPLFWVSEKSHIELAQLLIKNGAHVNAINVYGHTPLFWACKKDYIEFAKLLIENGADINITAHNGATAFHLACSRGYIELAKLLIEKGADVNSTDINGYTSLDRACYVGHLKMAKMLIEHGAHINTTDINGFTPLFWPCENGHVEIAKLLIRNGAQVNATNTNGFTPLFWLCGNGYVELAKLLIENGAHINLTSVNGYTPLSLTCKKGYTELAKLLIENGAHVMITDIHQRTPLYLSCEEGHIELTKWLIIYHLSLKNIKIEKPDFIKKNQDLSAYWDEILSLKQIIFCQISLFDFYFIKDIGKLEIISCNKEVRAIIMAENFIDHYPNFGKKIKENFKKGLLANNALKILSTIHDRRDKQKCLPPEIWKKISENLDEKDLKNIIESKKLSYKF; this comes from the coding sequence ATGCCATTACATTTTTATAAAACATTTAAAGAAAACTGTCTAAAATTAGTTAGACGTTTAAAAATAATTGGAATGGATGTGCATGCCACTGATGCGAATGGATACACCCCGTTAGATAGAGCCTGTTATGCAGGCCATACTGAAATGGCAGAAATTTTGATAGAAAACGGCGCCGACGTTAACACCGCCAACATTTATGGAATCACCCCCTTATTTTGGGTCAGTGAAAAGAGTCATATTGAACTAGCGCAACTGCTGATAAAAAACGGCGCTCATGTGAATGCCATTAATGTTTATGGACATACCCCGTTATTTTGGGCTTGTAAAAAAGACTATATTGAATTCGCAAAATTACTGATAGAAAATGGAGCCGACATTAATATCACAGCCCATAATGGGGCGACCGCATTTCATTTAGCCTGTAGCAGAGGTTATATTGAACTCGCAAAACTATTAATAGAAAAAGGTGCCGATGTGAATAGCACCGACATTAATGGGTACACATCTTTAGATAGAGCCTGTTATGTAGGCCATCTTAAAATGGCAAAAATGTTAATAGAACACGGTGCTCATATTAATACCACTGATATCAATGGATTCACGCCACTATTTTGGCCCTGTGAAAATGGTCATGTTGAAATAGCAAAACTGCTCATAAGAAACGGTGCCCAGGTTAATGCCACGAATACCAATGGGTTCACACCATTATTTTGGCTCTGTGGAAATGGTTATGTTGAATTAGCAAAATTGCTGATAGAAAACGGCGCTCATATTAACCTCACTAGTGTTAATGGGTATACACCACTTTCTTTGACGTGTAAAAAAGGGTATACGGAACTCGCAAAATTACTGATAGAAAATGGCGCTCATGTCATGATAACAGATATTCATCAACGTACGCCCCTTTATTTATCCTGTGAGGAAGGTCATATTGAACTAACGAAATGGCTTATTATTTACCATCTTTCATTAAAAAATATAAAAATAGAAAAACCTGATTTTATCAAAAAAAATCAGGATCTATCTGCCTATTGGGATGAAATTTTATCTTTAAAACAAATCATTTTTTGCCAAATATCTCTGTTTGATTTTTATTTTATAAAAGATATCGGGAAATTAGAAATAATATCCTGTAATAAAGAAGTACGCGCTATAATAATGGCAGAAAATTTTATAGACCACTATCCAAATTTTGGAAAAAAAATTAAAGAAAATTTTAAAAAAGGATTATTAGCAAATAATGCTTTAAAAATTCTATCCACTATTCATGATCGTCGTGATAAACAAAAATGCTTACCGCCCGAAATATGGAAAAAAATATCAGAAAACCTTGATGAAAAAGACTTAAAAAATATAATCGAAAGTAAAAAACTTTCCTATAAATTTTAA
- a CDS encoding methyltransferase: MIIKEDDLYSLTPYGKDYLLEDGAYYFGAVFDLLIRQEEVRSTSAIKQALLKGKPQIYAGQALFEKHRSDPTLLEVFTKAMHAKSKGPAQAWVNKFSFSDHKILLDIGGGAGTHAIYACLQSNNLQGIVYDMPSVCQLSQRYIQKYKLDEKISIHPGDMWLDAYPEADLHFYSDILHDWSIERCYFLLEKSFFSLSKNGKIIIHEMLLNEDKTGPQNVVAYNLNMLLWTEGQQFSKGELEIMLTKAGFKNIMTLNTFADWCIMMGEKL; encoded by the coding sequence TTGATTATTAAAGAAGATGATCTTTATAGTTTAACTCCCTATGGGAAAGACTACTTATTAGAAGACGGCGCTTATTATTTTGGCGCAGTGTTTGATCTGCTCATTCGACAAGAAGAGGTTCGCTCTACCTCAGCGATAAAGCAAGCCCTTCTTAAAGGAAAACCACAAATCTATGCGGGACAAGCTTTATTTGAGAAGCATCGCAGCGATCCTACTTTACTTGAAGTTTTTACTAAGGCTATGCATGCTAAAAGTAAAGGGCCTGCTCAAGCTTGGGTAAATAAGTTTTCTTTTAGTGATCATAAAATTTTATTGGATATTGGGGGAGGTGCCGGTACCCATGCTATTTACGCTTGTTTACAATCAAATAATTTACAGGGTATCGTGTATGACATGCCCTCCGTTTGTCAATTGAGCCAACGTTATATCCAAAAATATAAGCTGGATGAGAAGATATCTATTCACCCAGGTGATATGTGGCTAGATGCTTATCCTGAAGCTGACCTTCATTTTTATTCAGACATCTTGCACGATTGGTCAATAGAACGCTGCTATTTTTTATTAGAAAAAAGTTTTTTTTCTTTGTCAAAAAATGGAAAAATAATTATTCACGAAATGCTGTTAAATGAAGATAAAACAGGGCCACAAAATGTGGTTGCATATAATTTAAATATGTTGTTATGGACTGAAGGACAGCAGTTTTCTAAAGGTGAACTAGAAATCATGCTTACAAAAGCTGGTTTTAAAAATATAATGACGTTAAATACTTTTGCTGACTGGTGTATTATGATGGGAGAAAAATTATAA
- a CDS encoding PAS domain-containing sensor histidine kinase produces MSMDLVSLLKNVIEQQKGQMVLLEQTVNYLTNSKDASIPMVEADPIAANIIANLPGYIYWKNEEGRYMGANNNLAKVSGFNDRTEIVGKTDGDFEWGKDLAEQFRKDDLEVMRDQVTKVFENKMTHKRPDGHYYYVRTEKMPLYENGKIIGVLAVAVDITDQKLLEEKLNEQKAISEQANLLKTEFIRNMEHDIRTPFHGVWGMASFLWEQETDPLKKEYLGDITQCAKELLDYCNGILDFSKISLGLFSITEKKFNLLNIIESVVKIEMPAAKNKKLTFTSHLSTDLPKIVVGDRYRLRRLLINLVSNAIKFTKVGEVSIHVELLDKTDDTYLVRFIIRDTGEGISLEQQNIIFEKFSRLSPSNKGLYKGSGLGLIIVKQFIEEMKGEIDLKSKLGEGTDFVCTIPFKIPLTDDFV; encoded by the coding sequence ATGTCAATGGATTTAGTCAGTTTGCTAAAAAACGTTATTGAACAGCAAAAAGGACAGATGGTTTTGTTGGAGCAAACAGTTAACTATCTAACAAACTCAAAAGATGCTTCTATTCCCATGGTTGAAGCGGATCCCATTGCTGCAAATATTATTGCTAATTTACCAGGATATATCTATTGGAAAAATGAAGAAGGACGGTATATGGGCGCTAATAATAATTTGGCTAAGGTTTCTGGTTTCAATGATAGGACTGAGATTGTAGGAAAAACAGATGGCGACTTTGAATGGGGAAAAGACTTAGCTGAGCAGTTTAGGAAAGACGATTTGGAGGTTATGCGCGATCAGGTTACAAAGGTTTTTGAAAATAAAATGACACACAAAAGACCCGATGGGCATTATTATTATGTAAGGACTGAAAAAATGCCCTTATATGAAAATGGAAAAATTATAGGAGTACTAGCCGTAGCCGTTGATATTACTGATCAAAAATTATTGGAAGAAAAATTAAACGAACAAAAAGCCATTTCTGAACAGGCTAATTTGTTAAAAACCGAATTTATTAGAAATATGGAGCACGATATTAGAACGCCCTTTCATGGAGTTTGGGGGATGGCTAGTTTTTTATGGGAACAAGAAACGGATCCGCTTAAAAAAGAGTATTTAGGTGACATTACGCAATGCGCGAAAGAATTATTAGATTACTGTAATGGAATTTTAGATTTCTCTAAAATTTCCTTGGGTTTATTTTCAATCACAGAGAAAAAATTTAACTTATTAAATATCATAGAAAGCGTGGTAAAAATTGAGATGCCAGCAGCTAAAAATAAAAAATTGACTTTTACTTCTCATTTATCTACTGATCTACCAAAAATTGTTGTTGGTGACCGCTATCGCTTGCGTAGATTACTTATCAATCTCGTAAGTAACGCAATTAAATTTACTAAGGTAGGGGAAGTTTCCATTCATGTGGAGTTGCTTGATAAAACAGACGACACCTACCTGGTTCGTTTTATTATCAGAGATACGGGAGAGGGAATATCACTCGAGCAACAAAATATCATTTTTGAAAAATTTTCTCGTTTGTCGCCTTCTAATAAGGGTTTATATAAAGGTTCTGGTTTAGGTTTGATTATTGTGAAGCAGTTTATAGAGGAGATGAAAGGTGAGATCGATTTAAAGAGTAAATTAGGAGAAGGTACTGATTTTGTTTGTACTATACCTTTTAAAATTCCATTAACGGATGATTTTGTATAA
- a CDS encoding pilin: protein MYLAKGKQKGLTLLELMIVIAIIGILAAIAIPSYQNYSNRAKFAEVLQATGPFKLAVTTCMHENDNLAACSTPGQNGIPSNFKAENQNKGYIATVEVGKDGKITATSQRIRINKVDHFTYILSPILQTNGQLRWEVSGTCLLAGLCKGE, encoded by the coding sequence ATGTATTTAGCAAAAGGAAAGCAAAAAGGCCTTACGTTACTTGAGCTCATGATTGTTATTGCGATTATTGGTATTTTAGCGGCCATCGCCATACCCAGTTATCAAAATTATAGTAATCGTGCTAAGTTTGCCGAGGTTCTTCAAGCGACAGGCCCATTTAAATTGGCAGTGACAACGTGTATGCATGAAAATGATAATTTGGCCGCATGCAGTACCCCGGGTCAAAATGGGATCCCCAGTAATTTTAAAGCAGAAAATCAGAATAAAGGATATATTGCAACGGTGGAAGTGGGTAAAGATGGGAAAATCACAGCAACCTCACAGCGGATTCGTATTAATAAGGTTGATCATTTTACCTATATTTTATCGCCTATTCTTCAAACAAACGGTCAGTTACGTTGGGAGGTTAGTGGAACCTGTCTATTAGCTGGTTTATGTAAGGGAGAATAA
- a CDS encoding HBL/NHE enterotoxin family protein: protein MTALNRTIIYSNSEFYQPMLRSYAEADEDVIASALIKENMGNVHTNSSLVQTYIAACLTQKNIKLDKIKSIEKTQEETREHARYWLNSLVPKINATYTDVSGFCNLSSSYWEDLIKLAAEIQNAHDENAENFKLGISELKDNIQDKENKTQSLINKLALFRTDLESDNRNFQAIVTDADRIYAGSEGELQMTRKNIDALSSAIDKDIGIIAGGAVATVGGIVMIGVGAIGTVVTGGAAAKLIVAGVFTTLTGVAMITAASIDLKNKQRDYGEALQKIKQLEDEMAALENAKNQFTSLKNNNDNAHTAVEGMRKTWITLNNNFQELENLVNIINPERRFMLVNKLKAAQKNFDDLKQLAINAQKNGSLEVVVNSELANSLRFTKTFYSFPTLNISTKRLNSPNAWTVPLIELANLSY, encoded by the coding sequence ATGACTGCACTCAATAGAACAATTATTTATTCAAATTCAGAATTTTATCAACCCATGCTACGTTCCTACGCTGAAGCGGATGAGGATGTCATTGCTTCCGCTCTCATAAAAGAAAATATGGGGAATGTTCATACCAATTCTTCGTTAGTACAAACCTATATTGCGGCTTGTCTAACACAAAAAAATATTAAGCTCGATAAAATCAAATCGATAGAAAAAACTCAAGAAGAAACCCGTGAACATGCTCGATACTGGCTCAATTCGCTGGTCCCCAAGATTAATGCAACCTATACCGATGTTTCTGGATTTTGTAATCTATCCAGTTCGTATTGGGAAGACTTAATTAAATTAGCTGCGGAGATACAAAACGCCCACGATGAAAATGCAGAAAATTTTAAATTGGGTATTTCCGAACTCAAAGACAACATTCAAGATAAAGAGAATAAAACGCAATCACTTATCAATAAGCTCGCTTTATTTAGAACTGATTTGGAATCAGATAATCGTAACTTTCAAGCCATCGTCACTGATGCGGATCGCATCTATGCGGGTAGCGAAGGTGAACTCCAAATGACTCGAAAAAATATTGATGCGCTATCAAGTGCGATAGATAAAGATATAGGGATTATTGCAGGCGGTGCCGTTGCCACGGTAGGGGGGATCGTCATGATAGGTGTCGGTGCTATCGGAACTGTCGTCACGGGCGGAGCCGCAGCAAAATTAATTGTAGCGGGTGTCTTTACTACGTTAACCGGCGTCGCCATGATAACAGCAGCCAGTATCGATCTGAAAAACAAACAACGCGACTATGGTGAAGCTTTACAAAAAATAAAACAACTTGAAGATGAAATGGCGGCACTCGAAAATGCTAAAAATCAATTTACTTCACTCAAAAATAATAACGACAATGCTCATACTGCAGTAGAAGGTATGCGGAAAACGTGGATTACACTGAATAACAACTTTCAGGAGCTAGAAAATTTAGTGAATATTATTAACCCTGAAAGACGTTTTATGCTCGTCAATAAACTTAAAGCCGCACAGAAAAATTTTGATGATTTGAAGCAATTAGCCATCAATGCCCAAAAAAATGGAAGCTTAGAAGTAGTCGTAAATTCTGAATTAGCCAATTCGCTTCGATTTACCAAAACATTCTACTCCTTCCCTACATTAAATATCTCCACGAAGCGACTCAATAGTCCTAACGCTTGGACAGTACCGCTCATAGAGTTAGCCAATCTCAGTTATTAA
- a CDS encoding response regulator, which produces MTSIKLLVVEDTAIARKIIQVTLAPLGYSIDMTVDGKEAIKLFTENSYDFVFMDLGLPDMNGIEVTKKLRKLEKERGSSIIPIVALTAHHTEEDKDRGLAVGMQEFILKPLSKEVAQATINKYVNKE; this is translated from the coding sequence ATGACAAGTATTAAATTATTAGTGGTTGAAGATACAGCGATCGCTAGAAAAATAATCCAGGTTACACTTGCACCGTTAGGTTATTCCATTGATATGACAGTTGATGGTAAAGAAGCTATTAAATTATTCACAGAAAATAGCTATGATTTCGTTTTTATGGATTTAGGACTGCCTGATATGAATGGTATTGAAGTGACTAAGAAATTACGAAAACTAGAAAAAGAACGTGGAAGTTCAATAATTCCTATTGTCGCACTTACTGCGCATCATACTGAGGAAGATAAAGATCGCGGATTAGCGGTTGGTATGCAAGAATTTATACTGAAACCTTTAAGCAAAGAAGTGGCGCAAGCAACTATAAATAAATATGTAAATAAAGAATAA
- a CDS encoding DUF4304 domain-containing protein, giving the protein MYHEIFNRLMKLMRPFMKQQGFTSRGNNYYKRHPQGNIGIINFQRNREGFPKFTMNIGIYSIILAKFFLAEFNQKQIREYPLLGEYHWQARIGDVVPKHNIYRQKDKKWLNGDDKWWHYDDKTDVDALFHEISELIAEFAIPAIDKHITDGQLKEYWLEAAESRKKNAEIEVGELHAGIKRVRAQILRKLLILLLDSGEKEKFQIMMSEFHEYLQHHPEYIGLKRDYDRLKKDMDKNFRFDSNSKRKFEDDEEGNSSKK; this is encoded by the coding sequence ATGTATCATGAAATATTTAATCGCTTAATGAAGCTAATGAGACCTTTTATGAAACAACAGGGTTTTACTTCAAGAGGAAATAATTATTATAAACGACACCCGCAAGGTAATATAGGCATCATTAATTTCCAAAGAAATAGAGAAGGATTTCCTAAATTTACAATGAACATCGGTATCTATTCGATAATCCTCGCAAAGTTTTTTTTAGCTGAATTTAACCAAAAACAAATCAGAGAATATCCTTTACTTGGCGAATATCACTGGCAAGCAAGGATTGGCGATGTGGTACCTAAACATAATATTTACCGGCAAAAAGATAAAAAATGGTTAAATGGTGATGATAAGTGGTGGCATTACGACGATAAAACAGATGTGGACGCACTGTTTCACGAAATCAGCGAATTGATTGCTGAATTTGCTATTCCAGCGATTGATAAACATATCACTGATGGACAGTTAAAAGAATATTGGTTAGAAGCAGCAGAAAGCAGAAAAAAGAATGCAGAAATAGAGGTTGGTGAATTACATGCTGGAATAAAACGTGTCAGAGCACAAATATTAAGAAAACTTTTAATTTTGTTATTAGATTCTGGAGAAAAAGAAAAATTCCAAATAATGATGTCTGAATTTCATGAATATCTGCAACATCATCCAGAGTATATTGGATTAAAAAGGGATTACGATCGACTTAAGAAAGATATGGATAAAAATTTTAGATTTGATTCTAATTCAAAAAGAAAATTTGAAGATGACGAAGAGGGGAATTCATCAAAAAAATGA
- a CDS encoding HBL/NHE enterotoxin family protein, whose product MNHFIFKDTQEPANAIVQKVKSLSPADFPIALDQLMSTQCLSQAKSIVLLLQKNVELNKLIAIKTLQTKMRDIARSYLDEYIPQILSLLTDISGFYNFFSSYYQDIYELIHSLNETSDENEKNGSITDISEAIHDLHSFTIKKQDKANALVTDLEQYRDDPQKLEDTLNNTQKTAEQLYVGESTEIKALEASLHELSKEINVINAQIASGALHSVKNILKISTSLVTEYSPEKPLTKSDQSKSEKLESKVKITEGVKEEVTAEPIPVINGNIQAFSDNKPIPSLHQEKLKTTLTRYRESIENLKKYSIESSVYFALIQEWKNFVKSICLIEGCIKYLAIAWKGLAENFEAFKQKLISQTGMDNNDIDYMKQQWSLTHDDLTALYQKSIYFQNSTYLEVINSIETYDRTAVGIPRVKNGRFMQKIIAENSKDKLQHENSSTETIK is encoded by the coding sequence ATGAATCATTTTATTTTCAAAGATACTCAAGAACCTGCTAATGCCATCGTACAGAAGGTAAAGTCATTATCTCCTGCTGACTTTCCAATTGCCTTAGATCAACTCATGTCTACACAATGTTTAAGTCAGGCTAAATCCATTGTTTTACTGTTACAAAAAAATGTTGAATTAAATAAATTGATAGCAATAAAAACGCTACAAACTAAAATGCGTGATATTGCTCGCTCCTATCTTGATGAATATATACCTCAAATTTTATCGCTTTTAACCGATATCAGCGGTTTTTATAATTTTTTTTCGAGTTATTATCAAGACATTTATGAACTCATTCATTCACTCAATGAAACCAGTGATGAAAATGAGAAAAACGGATCGATAACCGACATCTCAGAAGCCATTCACGATTTACATTCTTTCACGATAAAGAAACAAGATAAAGCAAATGCACTCGTGACCGATTTAGAACAATACCGCGATGATCCACAGAAATTGGAAGATACTCTAAACAATACGCAAAAAACAGCCGAGCAACTTTATGTGGGCGAATCTACTGAAATTAAGGCCCTAGAAGCTTCACTGCATGAACTCAGCAAAGAAATCAATGTAATTAATGCACAAATTGCTAGTGGCGCATTACACTCAGTAAAAAATATTTTAAAAATATCTACCTCATTAGTGACAGAATATAGCCCGGAAAAACCACTCACAAAATCTGATCAATCAAAATCAGAAAAGCTAGAAAGCAAAGTTAAAATAACTGAAGGAGTTAAAGAAGAAGTTACAGCAGAACCGATACCCGTTATTAACGGTAATATCCAAGCCTTTTCTGATAATAAACCTATCCCCTCCCTACACCAAGAAAAATTGAAAACAACGTTAACACGCTATCGTGAATCCATTGAAAACCTAAAAAAATACAGCATTGAATCCAGTGTGTATTTCGCTTTAATACAAGAATGGAAAAATTTTGTTAAAAGTATTTGCTTGATTGAAGGATGCATAAAATATCTTGCGATAGCTTGGAAAGGATTAGCAGAAAATTTTGAGGCATTCAAACAAAAACTCATTTCTCAAACAGGCATGGATAATAATGACATTGATTATATGAAGCAGCAATGGTCATTAACCCATGATGATTTGACAGCGCTTTATCAAAAATCGATTTATTTTCAAAACTCAACTTATTTAGAGGTGATTAACTCAATAGAAACGTATGATCGTACTGCGGTAGGTATCCCTCGAGTCAAAAATGGACGCTTCATGCAAAAAATTATTGCCGAAAATTCTAAGGATAAATTACAGCATGAAAATTCATCAACTGAAACTATAAAATAA